In Leptolyngbya sp. O-77, the genomic window ACCCACTGGTCTACCAGAATGCGGCCCAGCGGCGTGAGCCGAAAGCTATCGGTGAGTCCCTGTCCATCGACCTCTCGCCGCAAGACACCCACATCGATGAGCCAGAGCAGCGCATCTTCGGCGGCGAGTTCGGCCAGCGGGCGGCGAGTGTAGCGCTGCTGCACACCCGATGATCCGGCGATCGCCCTCAGCGACACCCCCTCCTGGCGCATCGTGGCGAACAGCGGCAGCAAAAAGGGGGAACAGGCGACTGCCCGCCGGGCCCGCTTAAGCGTAGACAGCGGATACCTTGGAGCAGATTGGTCAGGGGTCGCAGCGCGGTCGGGGGGCTGAATCGCAGTCATAGGCGCAAAAAGGCTAGACGCAAAAAAAGGCAGGGGCGAAACGCAGAGCAAGCGAACACGAGGCAGCCTGACA contains:
- a CDS encoding Npun_F0494 family protein; the protein is MTAIQPPDRAATPDQSAPRYPLSTLKRARRAVACSPFLLPLFATMRQEGVSLRAIAGSSGVQQRYTRRPLAELAAEDALLWLIDVGVLRREVDGQGLTDSFRLTPLGRILVDQWVERSRIPAPTLGDRLANLLSRWFRPPAWLQ